The segment TCCATCGTACTGGAACCCATCTCAAAAATGCTCACGCAAAGACGCCAAGACAGCAAAGGCAAGATCTTGAGTTGAAGATTCTCTCCTTTGCGGCTTTGCGTGAAAGTCTCATCTTATCGAGGTGCTTCTTAGATGGCTTCTACTCAACGTGTGAAATAGCCTGACATCCATGAGAATCTGTCTTATAGCAGAATCCTATCCGCCCGCTCTCGGAGGCGTCGAGTTCGCACTGCAGCAGCTCGTAGAAGGCTTCGTTGCCCGGGGACATCAGGTGCGTGTCATCGCTGCGAGCTGGGAGGGGCACGCGCCGGGAGTTGAAACCCGCGGCAGCTTGACGATAGAGCGGATCCGCACGTTGTTTTTCCTGAAGAGGTTCTGGTTCATTCTCTTTTCTATTCCCGGCGTAGTCCGCGGCGCACGTTGGGCTGAGGTTGTCATGGGAAGCACGTTTGCGGGGGGGCCGCCGGCGTTTCTCGGAGGATGGCTCGCAGGCAGGAAGAAGGTGCTGCTCGTCCACGAGGTGTACGGGAAGCGATGGTTCCGATTCGAGCCAAACGTCGTCCGAGCGCTGTTCTACGCAATAACCGAATGGATCATAGTGCGACTGCCGTTCGACGGGTACGTCGCTCCTTCGCAGTATACGAAGGACTCGCTCTGTTCAGTCGGTGTGCCTGAGCGGAAGATCACCGTCATCCACCACGGCGACTCAAAGCTTCCGGCAGTCACTGTTTCACGTGAAGAACTCCGCAAGAAGCTCGGTATTGGCACGGACGATTTCATGTTTCTCGCGTATGGGCGCACCGGCGTGACGAAGGGCATAGAGTACCTCGTCGAAGCGATTCCCCAGGTCTCGGCGAAAGCCAGCAAGGCGAAATTTGTTCTCGTACTCTCGGGGTACGACCGAAGGATTTGGCAGAACCTGCAGCTCGCCATCGGGGTTATTCCTTCGGGCATCTGCACGTTTGTCCCGCCTGTACCGCGCGATGGTCTGGCGGCTTACGTTGCAGCGGCTGACAGTGTCGTCGTCCCGTCACTTTCGGAGGGCTTTGGCTTCTCCGCCCTTGAAGCGTGCAATGCCGGGAAGATCGTCGTGGCCACGGATGCCGGTTCGTTGCCGGAGGTAGTGTTTGGGAACCATGTGTTTGTAAAGGCTGGATCAGCCGACGCGATTGCGGAAGGATGTATTAAGGCGATTAATGGGCAGGTGGATGTTACGCCTGTGAAGAACTTCAGCTGGGAGAAGGCGGTGGGGGAGTATCTCGGGCTGTATGATGGGCTTCTTGGTGGATCTGGCACAGAACCGAAACCATAGCACTCAGCAGCATCTGAACTTCAAATCACAATCT is part of the Ignavibacteriales bacterium genome and harbors:
- a CDS encoding glycosyltransferase family 4 protein, whose translation is MRICLIAESYPPALGGVEFALQQLVEGFVARGHQVRVIAASWEGHAPGVETRGSLTIERIRTLFFLKRFWFILFSIPGVVRGARWAEVVMGSTFAGGPPAFLGGWLAGRKKVLLVHEVYGKRWFRFEPNVVRALFYAITEWIIVRLPFDGYVAPSQYTKDSLCSVGVPERKITVIHHGDSKLPAVTVSREELRKKLGIGTDDFMFLAYGRTGVTKGIEYLVEAIPQVSAKASKAKFVLVLSGYDRRIWQNLQLAIGVIPSGICTFVPPVPRDGLAAYVAAADSVVVPSLSEGFGFSALEACNAGKIVVATDAGSLPEVVFGNHVFVKAGSADAIAEGCIKAINGQVDVTPVKNFSWEKAVGEYLGLYDGLLGGSGTEPKP